A portion of the Carya illinoinensis cultivar Pawnee chromosome 11, C.illinoinensisPawnee_v1, whole genome shotgun sequence genome contains these proteins:
- the LOC122282013 gene encoding NAC domain-containing protein 83-like yields the protein MDKFSFAQNGAVVTRLPPGFRFQPTDEELVFQYLKCKIFSCPLPALIIIPEINVCDYDPWDLPGDLEQEMYFFSHKEARYRNGNRTKRTTNSGYWKAAGSDKKILSSTKNHEVGMKKTLVFYRGKPSLGLRTDWIMHEYRLVDEGIAACNFSQNSIDQTLDNWVLCRIFSKKGSIENNDVIIQRSSENKLLENVVDVMAQPRLFDFMMEYKTDDLGPVSSSSSTSSITQASSSGANHED from the exons ATGGACAAGTTCAGCTTTGCTCAAAATGGTGCAGTAGTGACCAGATTGCCTCCCGGTTTCCGTTTCCAGCCTACAGATGAAGAGCTCGTCTTCCAGTACTTAAAGTGCAAGATCTTCTCCTGCCCGTTGCCTGCCTTAATCATTATTCCTGAGATCAATGTCTGCGATTACGATCCTTGGGATTTGCCAG gtgATTTGGAGCAAGAGATGTATTTTTTCAGCCATAAGGAAGCAAGATATCGGAATGGGAACCGAACCAAACGGACAACTAATTCTGGTTACTGGAAGGCAGCCGGCTCAGACAAAAAGATCTTATCTTCTACAAAGAATCACGAGGTGGGAATGAAAAAGACTCTGGTTTTCTACAGAGGGAAGCCCTCCCTAGGATTGAGAACTGATTGGATTATGCATGAATACCGTCTTGTCGATGAAGGAATTGCAGCTTGCAATTTCTCACAG AATTCTATAGACCAAACATTGGACAATTGGGTTCTGTGTCGCATATTTTCGAAAAAAGGAAGTATTGAAAACAATGATGTTATTATTCAAAGGAGTTCAGAGAACAAACTACTTGAGAATGTCGTGGACGTAATGGCTCAGCCgagattatttgattttatgatGGAATACAAGACTGATGATTTGGGTCCTGTTTCTTCGAGTTCCAGTACAAGTAGTATCACTCAGGCGTCTTCGAGTGGAGCAAATCACGAAGATTAA
- the LOC122281257 gene encoding uncharacterized protein LOC122281257 — translation MNSFLDFKNAQQKPQTPIGGTTEDLGTWKPPPLGVIKVNWNASMNASNGKPGFGIVAREHQGRVLAYKKLSKSSFLDPLLAEAQGVLYVVDLIIELGYSLTILKGDSHLIIKGLMQDQPRWDEVGMILSNTMKILFYLDSWNATFVKRNGNVYAHLLAKAILSLHKGLVDLVVNPDTLQPVTPI, via the coding sequence ATGAATTCCTTCTTAGATTTCAAAAATGCACAACAAAAGCCACAGACTCCTATTGGGGGAACAACAGAAGATTTAGGCACTTGGAAACCTCCTCCACTAGGTGTGATCAAGGTAAATTGGAATGCAAGCATGAATGCTAGTAATGGAAAGCCAGGTTTTGGAATTGTAGCTCGTGAGCATCAAGGTAGAGTTTTAGCTTACAAAAAACTCTCAAAATCGAGTTTCCTTGATCCCTTACTTGCAGAAGCTCAAGGAGTCCTATATGTTGTAGATTTGATTATTGAACTAGGCTACAGTTTAACGATTTTAAAAGGGGATTCTCACTTAATAATCAAGGGACTTATGCAAGATCAACCTAGATGGGATGAAGTGGGAATGATCCTTAGTAACACTATGAAGATTCTTTTCTATTTAGATAGCTGGAATGCTacttttgtaaaaagaaatggtAATGTTTATGCGCACTTGCTTGCAAAAGCAATACTATCTCTTCATAAGGGTTTAGTTGATCTAGTTGTTAATCCAGATACCCTACAACCTGTAACTCCTATTTAA
- the LOC122281007 gene encoding nucleolin encodes MGSGNSKLTPEGETMPARVRPVLHRWFEEIRRRRNANMSKKGLLKDAVEGEESSGRPRYLRDTERESTSPLHETTASSKAAMPTVEEKSDAAVVPRPSVSDKTNKGSKEHKHGPKICGKRDVKGGGEEKQENKVVEKAVVVEEVVAVHEEDHHDQETTEEEEEEEEEDDEPGTYICPGSPSFRVYCVHSTDDEEEEESKKGSRHKNSPSTGDSVESNFSEDQEMTRTKKIKGNKGRRLKRAIRKSGPAVKNLLHVATCYHPACSGQDRAHLLEEKAQAG; translated from the exons ATGGGGTCTGGGAACTCGAAGCTCACCCCAGAAGGAGAGACAATGCCCGCCAGAGTTCGTCCCGTTTTACACCGTTGGTTTGAGGAGATAAGAAGACGTAGAAATGCTAACATGTCCAAGAAAGGACTACTTAAAGATGctgtggaaggggaagaaagtTCTGGCCGGCCTCGTTATCTACgtgacacagagagagagagcacatcTCCATTGCATGAAACTACAGCATCTTCAAAGGCAGCTATGCCGACCGTGGAAGAGAAGTCTGATGCGGCAGTAGTACCCAGGCCTTCGGTGTCcgacaaaacaaataaagggtCCAAGGAGCATAAACATGGTCCGAAGATATGTGGGAAACGGGACGTCAAAGGTGGTGgagaagaaaaacaagaaaacaaggtGGTTGAGAAGGCCGTGGTTGTAGAGGAAGTGGTTGCGGTTCATGAGGAGGATCATCATGATCAGGAAACaacagaggaggaggaggaggaggaggaggaagatgaTGAGCCAGGCACGTACATTTGCCCCGGATCGCCAAGTTTCAGAGTATATTGCGTCCACTCAACagatgatgaggaggaggaagaga GCAAGAAAGGCAGCAGGCACAAAAATTCACCCAGCACTGGTGACAGTGTCGAGAGCAATTTTAGCGAG GACCAGGAGATGACGAGGACAAAGAAGATCAAAGGAAACAAAGGAAGAAGATTGAAGAGAGCAATCCGTAAGAGCGGACCAGCTGTAAAGAATCTATTGCACGTGGCTACATGTTACCACCCGGCTTGCTCTGGCCAGGATAGAGCCCATCTTCTTGAAGAAAAAGCACAAGCTGGCTAA
- the LOC122280944 gene encoding uncharacterized protein LOC122280944, producing MEEAREHVKDIRKTKFSIGGKPNPLTEDLHQAVKNLSAELYAKDVHFLMELIQNAEDNDYAEGVDPSLEFIIVSEDITATGAPATLLIFNNEKGFSPKNIDSICSVGRSTKKGYRKRGYIGEKGIGFKSVFLVTSRPYIFSNGYQIRFNEEPCPHCNLGYIVPEWVEENPTLSDIQQIYGSTTIPTTTIVIPLKPDKVKAVKQQLSSIHPEVLLFLSKIKRLSVREHNEDPGLNTVSAIAITSETDLVTRKNMDAESYTLHLSAEEKDKASDRECSYYMWKQKFPVRQENRVERRMGVEELVITLAFPFGARLHRGMTSPGIYAFLPTEMVTNFPFIIQADFLLASSRETILLDSKWNQGILDCVPSAFFNAFVSLVRTSVSAPVSSLVPMFRFIPIDHSSYQELNTVRQSIKAKLVEENIVPSESYSQQKFFHKPCEVGRLMPDFWRILDQAREQKVNLHNLSSHGKYILSSSFDNEEYDDILSFLGVELVNNEWYAKCIQSSNLVAGVSEDLYLEILLFFASNWSSKFECTNIKNVQLIKYVGVDGDESLCSIYECMNCYTVVSLSRDCLHMSWLSDSSREFRCAGNRFFMPTSTQLALFFSSKKVAIWDWLQVQVKVVVVNVYEYAIHLRNSLNNSRKLAVAFVHFLYHSLLKGYLSRGEIDYLCGVMPLIDNYGNLTTKRQGVLVPANGSKWVELIVSNPWRGEDYIELGEEYLRPGYFAGEFTSGEQLLEFLKTHVGASDIPYISPPDAEIPAVSGPLTIQNVFLLLDWIQNLKHRGISIPNRFLKSIKDGNWLKITTNCCPGYRPPSVSFMLTSSLGTILQNGSVLVDIPLIDQNFYGDRINDYEDELKTIGVMFGYGEACGYIGNHLMSLADYSTLTRDQVLSVLNFIRFLRENVLPLDKFINRIKERRWLRTSCGDRSPVESVLFDPEWRIASQISDIPFIDTDYFGKEILSFKEELKSLGVLIGFSRNFKLVGDNLKSPSRLTSLTAEAVLLILECMHHLGSSTKLVETLRGVKCFKTNIGYKSPGECFLFNSQWACMLQVFNGFPLIDHDFYGSIIFFYIDQLRQIGVKVDFEEAVKVFAHSFRQQASSMTKENVLSFLSCYRQLKGTPHKFPRDLKKFLREEKWLRTRLGVYRSPRDCILYGPNWKSIASITLLPFIDDSENYYGMDIHEYKEELKKMGVVTEFKDGVKLVAATLCFPRDPSRITPANVLALLECISILLNEKNYSFPDTFMKRISQKWLKTYDGYRPPDECCLFDSSWGSYLKHTDGPFVDQGFYGSNITSYKKELDAIGVTVHVDKGCPLIASHLDFHHEFSTIVRIYNYLNAFTWEPDSEAVKGIWIPNGSENGKWVSPQECVLHDKDDLFSSRLHVLDKYYDGKLLILFSRAFHVNRNPSVDDYCKLWKVWESSGHRISQADCCKFWVYVSKHWDEYNPKALSERLMKLPVGTDSDGILLSDKRDVFIADDLQLKDLFERFYPQPIFVWYPQRILPSLPRTKLLEIYRKIGVRTISESVQREEASLVDVGQPIQGEALIKKGLVRLIFCFLADPVLNMEVGSRHEAIQGLLNATFLETVEPITVNYSLSFSSGKIAQVRESRMIRWDRAASKFFAQKLDRSTGKKNILKYATYFAESISEGLIWNNTDRIGALSELIKLGFVLEFEEESVEFLMRTRNLQIFVEDEEFLSSAFPSD from the exons ATGGAGGAGGCTAGAGAACACGTCAAAGATATACGTAAAACCAAGTTTTCAATCGGAGGGAAACCGAACCCATTAACGGAGGATCTTCACCAGGCCGTAAAGAACCTTTCTGCAGAACTTTACGCCAAGGATGTCCACTTTCTCATGGAACTCATTCAG AATGCGGAAGATAATGATTACGCGGAAGGGGTGGATCCGTCGCTTGAGTTCATAATTGTTTCTGAGGACATTACAGCCACGGGAGCGCCTGCAACATTGCTGATTTTCAACAATGAGAAGGGTTTCTCTCCTAAGAACATAGACTCCATTTGCAGTGTTGGTCGGTCCACCAAGAAAGGCTACAGAAAACGTGGTTATATCGGAGAGAAAG GAATTGGATTCAAGAGTGTCTTTTTGGTTACTTCCCGGCCGTACATATTCAGCAATGGGTACCAGATACGTTTCAACGAAGAGCCTTGCCCACATTGTAATCTTGGTTACATAGTTCCTGAATGGGTGGAGGAGAACCCAACTCTTTCCGATATACAACAAATATATGGTTCTACAACTATACCAACGACAACAATTGTCATACCTCTGAAGCCAGACAAGGTCAAAGCTGTGAAGCAGCAACTCTCAAGCATTCATCCTGAAGTTTTGTTGTTCCTTTCAAAAATAAAGCGGCTTTCAGTCCGTGAACATAATGAGGATCCTGGGCTAAATACCGTAAGTGCAATAGCCATTACAAGTGAGACTGACCTTGTGACAAGGAAGAACATGGATGCTGAGTCCTACACACTCCATCTCTCAGCTGAGGAAAAGGATAAGGCATCCGACAGAGAATGCAGCTACTATATGTGGAAGCAAAAGTTTCCTGTCAGGCAAGAGAACAGAGTGGAAAGGAGAATGGGAGTAGAAGAGTTGGTGATCACGTTGGCTTTTCCTTTTGGAGCACGTCTCCACAGGGGGATGACTTCACCTGGAATCTATGCATTTCTTCCCACAGAGATGGTTACTAACTTTCCGTTCATAATTCAGGCAGATTTTCTTCTTGCATCATCAAGGGAAACAATTCTCTTGGATAGCAAGTGGAACCAAGGGATTCTGGACTGTGTGCCCTCCGCCTTTTTCAATGCTTTCGTCTCACTTGTTAGAACTTCAGTGAGTGCTCCTGTATCTAGTTTGGTTCCCATGTTCAGGTTCATTCCCATCGACCACTCTTCTTATCAGGAGTTAAATACTGTAAGGCAGTCAATCAAAGCGAAGcttgttgaagaaaatattgtACCGAGTGAGTCTTACTCACAgcagaagttctttcataaacCTTGCGAAGTAGGTAGGCTTATGCCTGATTTCTGGAGAATCTTGGACCAGGCAAGGGAGCAAAAGGTGAACTTGCATAATCTCTCATCCCATGGAAAGTACATTCTGAGTTCTTCATTTGATAATGAAGAGTATGATGACATATTGAGTTTCTTGGGAGTGGAGCTAGTCAACAATGAATGGTATGCAAAGTGCATCCAGAGTAGTAATCTTGTTGCAGGAGTGTCTGAGGACTTGTATTTGgagattttactattttttgctAGTAATTGGAGCTCCAAATTTGAGTGCACCAATATCAAGAATGTCCAACTTATAAAATATGTGGGTGTGGATGGGGATGAGTCTTTGTGCAGCATATATGAATGCATGAACTGTTATACTGTGGTATCTCTGTCACGTGACTGTCTTCACATGTCATGGCTGAGTGATTCGAGCAGGGAATTCAGATGTGCTGGTAACCGATTTTTCATGCCAACAAGCACACAATTAGCTCTGTTCTTCTCCTCTAAGAAGGTGGCGATTTGGGATTGGCTTCAGGTGCAAGTAAAGGTGGTTGTTGTGAATGTCTATGAATATGCAATTCATCTTAGGAATTCCCTCAATAATAGTCGAAAGCTTGCTGTTGCATTTGTTCACTTCTTATACCACTCTTTGTTGAAAGGTTATTTGTCGAGAGGGGAAATTGATTATTTATGTGGTGTTATGCCACTCATAGACAACTATGGGAATCTAACCACCAAGAGGCAAGGGGTTCTTGTCCCTGCTAACGGAAGCAAATGGGTGGAATTGATTGTTTCGAATCCATGGAGAGGTGAAGACTATATTGAGTTGGGAGAAGAATACTTGCGTCCGGGTTATTTTGCAGGCGAGTTTACCTCAGGAGAGCAGCTCCTAGAGTTCCTTAAAACTCATGTTGGAGCTTCTGATATCCCTTATATATCTCCTCCCGATGCTGAAATTCCTGCGGTTTCTGGCCCACTTACCATTCAAAATGTATTCTTGCTTTTGGATTGGAttcaaaacttgaaacataggGGAATTAGCATTCCAAACAGGTTCCTGAAAAGCATAAAGGATGGCAACTGGCTGAAAATTACTACTAATTGCTGCCCTGGCTACCGGCCACCATCTGTGTCATTCATGCTTACCTCTTCACTGGGAACCATTTTGCAAAATGGATCGGTGCTTGTTGATATCCCGTTGATTGATCAGAATTTTTATGGCGATAGAATAAATGACTATGAGGACGAACTAAAGACAATTGGAGTCATGTTTGGGTATGGAGAAGCATGTGGATATATTGGGAACCATCTTATGTCTCTTGCAGATTACTCCACTTTAACTAGAGACCAGGTGCTATCTGTTCTGAATTTCATCAGATTTTTGAGGGAAAACGTTCTTCCTTTGGATAAATTCATCAATAGGATCAAAGAAAGAAGATGGCTGAGGACATCCTGCGGTGACAGGTCTCCAGTTGAATCTGTTTTGTTTGATCCTGAATGGAGAATTGCTTCTCAAATCAGTGACATCCCCTTCATCGATACAGATTACTTTGGGAAGGAAATACTTTCTTTCAAAGAGGAACTCAAGTCCCTGGGTGTGTTGATTGGTTTTAGTAGAAATTTCAAGCTCGTTGGAGACAACTTAAAATCGCCTTCACGCTTGACTTCTTTGACAGCTGAGGCTGTTCTTTTAATCCTGGAATGTATGCATCATTTAGGATCATCCACCAAACTCGTTGAGACACTAAGAGGTGTGAAATGCTTCAAGACAAATATTGGTTATAAGTCTCCAGGAGAATGTTTCCTGTTTAACTCTCAATGGGCTTGCATGCTACAGGTTTTCAACGGATTCCCACTGATTGATCATGACTTTTATGGAAGCATCATATTCTTCTATATTGATCAGTTGAGGCAAATAGGAGTGAAGGTGGATTTTGAGGAGGCAGTCAAAGTATTTGCTCACAGTTTCAGGCAGCAAGCATCTTCCATGACAaaggaaaatgttctctcttttctGTCATGTTATAGACAGCTAAAGGGTACTCCACATAAGTTTCCTCGAGATCTCAAGAAATTCCTCCGTGAGGAGAAGTGGTTGCGGACTAGACTTGGTGTATACAGAAGTCCGAGAGATTGCATTCTATATGGGCCAAATTGGAAATCAATTGCTTCAATTACTCTCCTCCCTTTCATAGATGATAGCGAGAACTATTATGGCATGGACATTCACGAATACAAGGAGGAGCTGAAGAAAATGGGGGTTGTTACTGAATTCAAAGATGGTGTGAAGTTAGTTGCTGCTACTCTTTGTTTTCCCCGGGATCCCTCTCGCATCACTCCTGCAAATGTGCTTGCCTTGCTCGAATGCATCTCCATTTTATTGAACGAAAAAAATTATTCCTTCCCGGATACTTTCATGAAAAGAATTTCTCAAAAATGGTTGAAGACATATGATGGTTATAGGCCTCCAGATGAGTGCTGCTTGTTTGATTCCAGTTGGGGCTCTTACTTGAAGCATACAGATGGACCTTTTGTTGATCAAGGTTTTTATGGTTCTAATATTACATCATATAAGAAAGAGCTCGATGCAATAGGCGTTACAGTCCATGTAGATAAGGGTTGCCCATTGATTGCCAGCCACCTTGATTTCCATCATGAATTTTCTACTATCGTTCGAATATATAACTACTTGAATGCCTTTACTTGGGAGCCAGACAGTGAAGCTGTCAAAGGGATTTGGATCCCAAATGGAAGTGAGAACGGAAAGTGGGTGAGTCCTCAAGAATGTGTTTTGCATGACAAGGATGATCTCTTCAGTTCGCGGCTGCATGTTTTGGATAAATACTACGATGGTAAGTTACTTATATTGTTCTCCAGGGCTTTCCATGTTAATCGCAATCCTTCAGTTGATGATTACTGCAAGCTTTGGAAGGTTTGGGAAAGTTCAGGACATCGAATATCACAAGCTGACTGTTGCAAGTTCTGGGTGTATGTTTCCAAGCACTGGGATGAATACAACCCGAAAGCTCTCTCTGAAAGGTTGATGAAATTACCTGTTGGTACAGACTCAGACGGAATATTGCTGTCCGACAAGCGTGATGTTTTCATTGCCGATGATCTTCAGCTGAAGGATCTTTTTGAACGGTTTTATCCTCAACCAATATTTGTTTGGTACCCTCAGCGAATCTTGCCTTCGTTACCCCGGACAAAGTTACTTGAAATTTACAGGAAGATCGGGGTTCGCACTATATCTGAATCAGTGCAGAGGGAAGAAGCATCCTTGGTGGATGTTGGTCAACCCATTCAGGGGGAGGCTTTGATTAAGAAAGGTCTGGTTAGGctcatcttttgttttctgGCGGATCCTGTTTTGAATATGGAAGTGGGAAGCCGGCATGAAGCTATCCAAGGGCTTCTGAATGCGACTTTCCTGGAGACAGTAGAACCTATCACTGTAAACTACAGTTTATCGTTTTCTTCTGGGAAAATTGCGCAAGTGAGGGAAAGCCGAATGATACGTTGGGATAGAGCGGCTTCAAAGTTTTTCGCACAGAAGTTGGACAGGTCCACTGGAAAAAAGAACATCCTTAAGTATGCTACATATTTCGCTGAATCAATATCCGAGGGTTTGATATGGAATAACACCGATCGAATTGGTGCCCTCTCAGAGCTTATCAAGTTGGGATTTGTGCTGGAATTTGAGGAGGAATCAGTCGAGTTTTTAATGAGGACCAGGAACTTGCAGATTTTCGTGGAGGACGAGGAATTCCTTTCTTCTGCCTTTCCTTCTGACTAG
- the LOC122281259 gene encoding protein FAR1-RELATED SEQUENCE 5-like encodes MSTSRDHVEILGSCNSSADEVEMIEEDGEVEQDKNMPKEGHTTSFSYVELYVGLQFDDIEDAHSCYKTFSRRTGFSIRTNHTRLSNIDRSLIGVEYVCSREGSRRYNFKLKERARPEAAETKCGCKAMMTIKKDGDKWVVSKFVLQHNHELLTPRSISLLRGHRRVTSAQKNLVDTLNESGIPTRKIMSVLSKESGGEYNIGCIAKDVQNYLGNRRRQLLGEGDAQKLYEYFLKSERNNLGFVYSIQLNENGSMGNCFWADARSRAAYQYFGDVVTFDATYLTNRYKMPFVPFTGVNHHHQSVMFGCALLINEKSSLTHSY; translated from the coding sequence ATGAGTACTTCAAGAGATCATGTTGAGATTTTAGGCAGTTGTAATTCTAGTGCCGATGAAGTTGAGATGATTGAAGAGGATGGTGAGGTTGAACAAGATAAGAATATGCCCAAGGAAGGTCATACGACGTCATTTTCATATGTGGAGTTGTATGTGGGTCTACAGTTTGATGATATAGAGGATGCACATAGTTGCTATAAAACCTTTTCCAGACGAACTGGTTTTAGCATTCGAACAAATCATACTCGGTTGTCAAACATAGACAGATCATTAATTGGTGTAGAGTATGTGTGTTCGAGAGAAGGATCCCGTCgttataattttaaacttaaaGAGAGAGCAAGACCTGAGGCTGCGGAAACAAAGTGTGGGTGTAAGGCGATGATGACAATAAAAAAGGATGGAGACAAATGGGTTGTGTCCAAGTTTGTACTTCAGCATAATCATGAGTTGTTAACACCTAGGAGTATAAGTTTGCTTCGTGGGCATAGACGGGTGACATCagcacaaaaaaatttggtaGACACGTTAAATGAGTCGGGGATACCAACACGGAAAATAATGTCTGTGTTAAGTAAGGAGTCAGGTGGGGAGTATAACATTGGTTGCATTGCTAAGGACGTTCAGAATTATTTGGGCAATCGAAGGAGGCAGCTTCTTGGAGAGGGAGACGCACAAAAATTATATGAGtactttttgaaaagtgaaCGTAACAATCTAGGCTTCGTATATTCGATCCAACTTAATGAAAATGGGTCGATGGGGAATTGTTTTTGGGCAGATGCTAGATCAAGAGCAGCATATcagtattttggggatgttgttACATTTGACGCTACATACTTGACAAATCGCTACAAGATGCCCTTTGTTCCATTTACTGGGGTTAACCATCATCATCAATCTGTGATGTTTGGATGTGCTTTACTAATAAATGAGAAGTCGAGTCTTACACATAGTTATTGA
- the LOC122281258 gene encoding protein FAR1-RELATED SEQUENCE 5-like, giving the protein MAKAIIDVLPNTTHKLCLWHLLQKVPEHLAHVYNKYPEFQHEFNHCIHETLTIEKFELEWTDMLLKYKLEENSWLQNFYSRRSKWVPAYLRNTFCAGMSTTQRSESINKFFKDYVRSSMMVSEFVHQYDKALNTRYLSEKEKDVKTKTSKPIMRTSYSIEEEAAKIYTRKSFLIFQDDLFNSQRFKAYKTHEEDGRKIYWVGIAEKEKPAYEVTLGRENNTVSCTCCKFEFIGFLCQHSLHVLAKKSILDTVMQSYILERWTMNAKSRVVDGICVDEGPLEIVPSSLVMKHRLMR; this is encoded by the coding sequence ATGGCTAAGGCCATCATCGACGTATTGCCCAATACAACTCACAAATTGTGCTTATGGCATCTCTTACAAAAAGTTCCTGAACATTTAGCTCATGTTTATAACAAATATCCAGAGTTTCAACATGAATTTAACCATTGTATTCATGAGACACTCACTATTGAGAAGTTTGAGTTGGAGTGGACTGATATGTTATTGAAGTACAAGTTGGAAGAAAATAGTTGGCTGCAGAATTTTTATTCCAGGAGATCAAAGTGGGTGCCCGCCTACCTGAGAAACACATTTTGCGCTGGAATGTCCACAACTCAACGAAGTGAGAGTATCAACAAGTTTTTTAAAGACTATGTTCGGTCAAGTATGATGGTAAGTGAATTCGTCCATCAATATGATAAAGCTTTGAATACCCGTTATCTcagtgagaaagaaaaagatgtgaaGACAAAAACATCGAAGCCAATTATGAGAACTTCTTACAGTATTGAAGAAGAAGCAGCCAAGATctacacaagaaaatcatttttgaTCTTCCAAGATGATTTATTTAATAGCCAACGCTTCAAGGCATACAAAACACATGAGGAAGATGGTCGAAAAATTTACTGGGTGGGCATTGCGGAGAAAGAAAAGCCGGCATATGAAGTAACACTTGGTAGGGAGAACAACACTGTTTCTTGTACATGTTGTAAGTTTGAATTTATTGGCTTCTTATGCCAGCACAGCCTACATGTTTTGGCAAAGAAAAGTATTTTGGATACTGTGATGCAGTCATATATTTtggagaggtggacgatgaaTGCAAAAAGTCGCGTCGTGGATGGGATATGCGTCGATGAGGGGCCATTGGAGATAGTCCCATCATCATTAGTGATGAAGCATCGTTTGATGAGATAG